In a single window of the Cygnus olor isolate bCygOlo1 chromosome 5, bCygOlo1.pri.v2, whole genome shotgun sequence genome:
- the SPTB gene encoding spectrin beta chain, erythrocytic isoform X1 produces MTSENDYDHLELQQSYSHWDASDDELDNDNSSARLFERSRIKALADEREAVQKKTFTKWVNLHLACVTCRISDLYLDLRDGRMLIKLLEVLSKEMLPKPTKGRMRIHCLENVDKALQFLKEKQVHLENMGSHDIVDGNHRLILGLIWTIILRFQVQDVIKEMKEGPETRSPRDALLLWCQMKTAGYPHVNITNFTSSWKDGLAFNALIHKHRPELFEFKTLTKSNARHNLEHAFSVAERHLGITPLLDPEDVFTENPDEKSIITYVVAFYHYFSEMKKLEVKGRRLGKVIEHAKETERMIEGYGGLASDLLTWIEQTIISLNSRSFANSLAGVQHQLQAFSTYRTVEKPPKFQEKGNLEVLLFTIQSRMRANNQRVYTPHEGRLVCDINRAWEQLEKAEHERELALRNELIRQEKLEQLARRFDLKAAMREAWLSENQRLVAQDNFGQDLPAVEAAKKKHEAIETDTAAYKERVQAIEAVAKELEAEGYHDIKRIKGRKDNILRLWEQLQELLRARRQRLEMNLTLQHLFQEMLHSIDWMDEVKAQLASPESGKHLLEVEELLETHRLLEGDMALQAEKVRAVSAAALRFADAEGYRPCDPKVIRDRVSHLELCRRELQALAARRKALLEQSRALWQCLRELDEAEDWIKEQEQICSALDYGKDLAGVLLLQRRHAALEAELEARGARLERALVAAERLAAAGREARQLRDRAAAVRALWGQLQELVAFRRRGLRDAEGFFQFQAEAEELAEALADARRRAASEELGHDEARTQVLLREHQELLEELVAARQLLERLGHQAEGFPPELQAGPEAQSWLAALRALHAEVVGLAELRGRRLQDALDLYTVFGESEACHLWMASKERWLEKLEVPDALEDLDVVQHRLDGLEQEMAGVAPQIDAVNRAADGLLERGHPRSPQVRQCQQQLNERWGRFRELVSRRRAAVGSALSLLNYRLECEETRSWLLGKTQVVESTRDLGRDLAGVLATQRKLYGIERELAAAESRLAALRPQAGRLAEERPELAEDVAGRLAAAQDAMDGLQDALRDRAATLGEAGQLQSFLQDLDDFQAWLFGAQKAVAATDEVPVSVAEAEELLQRHAAARQDAEGHAAAFEALVDAGERVTRGQEDPEYEQLRERLRGVEAGWGALRKMWDARQRFLAQCLGFQEFLRDAKQAEILLTNQEYTLAHLELPTTLEGSVAALRRFEDFHASMESSAEKVPSVVASGTKLVAEGNIFSEKITEKCQALQERHQAIVAKAQEAAGLLQDNHELQSFLQSCRELAAWVEEKMLTAQDASYGEARGLHGKWQKHQAFMAELAANRGWMEKIEEEGTELASRKPQYGAVVGRRLGELRALWDGLHAAAEEKGRQLFEANRAELSAQSYGDLERWLGQAEGELRAAEWAEDLTSANLLLKRLTRLEEQVGARQKELAELAAPLAGAAPEPDGQEQRLQQRFLELLEPLGRRRRELETSKAMYQLARDLEDETLWVQERMPRARSTDHGTDLQSAQRLAKRNETLQKELQGHAPRLAEVLARGEAVAEGPCPELAERAQELRVLWEALREEVAARQRRLQEAGEAQQYYLDAGEAEAWVSEQELFMGDEEKPKDEESGLVMLKRHVRQQRSIEDYGQTIKELAGRAQQLLSAGHPEGEQIIRLQGQVDKHYAGLKEAAEERRRRLENMCHLFQLKREVEDLEQWIAERDVAASSQEMGQDLDHVTLLREKFREFARETGSVGQERVDRVNLAIEDLIDAGHIEAATMAEWKDGLNESWADLLELIDTRMQLLAASHDLHKYFYDGAELLALIAARHQELPQDLGDDSGSVEAFHRMHSAFERDLQLLETQVQQFREVAARLQTAYAGEKAASIQQLEQEVARALRALLEACSGRRARLVDTADKFRFFSMARDLLSWMESTTRQIQTQEKPRDVSSVELLMTYHQSIRAEMDARSKSFAACVELGKKLLQRKHQESPEIKAKLMELLDKRKVMMELWQQRWDRLRLLLEVCQFSRDASVAESWLVAQEPYLASSDYGQTVDGVEKLLKRHEAFEKSTATWEERIAALRKLTTLELLGGRTLREEEVTHDAAPEYRLDLDVELEAGLEEEDEKRKGVTPQDTSPPATDGLQPVPSAVCPRRHLQVTGTPHGHRHLAPGCPSAGSGAGSVLARRGQPALWGHGDTAVVLLDGRMCLYQLSGSCPQGHRCPHGDATLRGIVTPRGITDLQGVVTPWGIVTPRGIITPRGIVTVRGIADLQGEAPSSCGAPSPPGGVTVRGIVILWGITTRWDIATLWRCHPARRRRPWGIATLQGIVTLWGIVTPWGSPCKTSSPHRPAQGEEEPATVPREEVATLPAQPARVQLEGYLGRKHDLEAATKRASNRSWSTRYCVLRGGELAFFKDAKSRALGVPCQGEEPLGLRDARCQVAAGYKKKKHVFTLRLSNGSEWLFHGKDEEEMQTWLQGLHAAITSCQTLPAKARSLPPPRAPPEPGPPRRDKEKRFSFFPKKK; encoded by the exons ATGACCTCGGAGAACGACTACGACCACCTGGAGCTTCAGCAGTCCTACAGCCACTGGGACGCCTCTGACGATGAGCTGGACAATGACAACAGCTCCGCGCGCCTCTTCGAGCGCTCCCGCATCAAAGCCCTGGCAG ACGAGCGGGAGGCAGTGCAGAAGAAGACCTTCACCAAGTGGGTGAACTTGCACTTGGCTTGCGTCACCTGCCGCATCTCGGACCTCTACCTGGACCTCCGGGACGGGCGGATGCTCATcaagctgctggaggtgctgtCCAAAGAGATGCTG CCCAAGCCCACCAAGGGCCGGATGCGGATCCACTGCCTGGAGAATGTGGACAAGGCGCTGCAGTTCCTGAAGGAGAAGCAGGTGCACCTGGAGAACATGGGCTCCCACGACATCGTGGATGGCAACCACCGCCTCATCCTCGGCCTCATCTGGACCATCATCCTCCGCTTCCAG GTCCAGGATGTCATCAAGGAGATGAAGGAAGGCCCGGAGACGCGCTCCCCCCGGGACGCGCTGCTGCTCTGGTGCCAGATGAAGACAGCGGG CTACCCCCACGTGAACATCACCAACTTCACCTCCAGCTGGAAGGACGGGCTGGCCTTCAACGCCCTCATCCACAAGCACAG gcCCGAGCTGTTTGAGTTCAAAACCCTGACCAAGTCCAACGCCCGGCACAACCTGGAGCATGCGTTCAGCGTGGCAGAGCGGCATCTGGGCATCACCCCCCTCCTCGACCCTGAAG ATGTGTTCACGGAGAACCCTGATGAGAAGTCCATCATCACCTACGTGGTGGCCTTCTACCACTACTTCTCCGAGATGAAGAAGCTGGAGGTGAAGGGCAGGCGGCTGGGCAAG GTCATCGAGCACGCCAAGGAGACGGAGCGGATGATCGAGGGCTACGGGGGGCTGGCCTCCGACCTGCTCACCTGGATCGAGCAGACCATCATCTCCCTCAACAGCCGCAGCTTCGCCAACTCGCTGGCCGGggtgcagcaccagctgcaAGCCTTCAGCACCTACCGCACGGTGGAGAAGCCCCCTAA GTTTCAGGAGAAGGGCAACCTGGAGGTGCTGCTCTTCACCATCCAGTCACGGATGCGAGCCAACAACCAGCGCGTCTACACCCCACATGAAGGGCGCCTGGTCTGCGACATCAACCGG GCGtgggagcagctggagaaagCGGAGCACGAGCGGGAGCTGGCGCTGCGCAACGAGCTCATCCGGCAGGagaagctggagcagctggCACGGCGCTTCGACCTGAAGGCGGCCATGCGGGAGGCCTGGCTGAGTGAGAACCAGCGCCTGGTGGCACAG GATAACTTCGGCCAGGACCTGCCAGCGGTGGAGGCGGCCAAGAAGAAGCACGAGGCCATCGAGACGGACACGGCCGCCTACAAGGAGCGGGTGCAGGCCATCGAGGCGGTGGCgaaggagctggaggcagagggCTACCACGACATCAAGCGCATCAAGGGGCGCAAGGACAACATCCTGCGGCTctgggagcagctccaggagctgctgcgtGCCCGGCGTCAGCGCCTCGAGATGAACCTcaccctgcagcacctcttCCAGGAGATGCTGCACAGCATCGACTGGATGGACGAGGTCAAG GCGCAGCTGGCATCGCCTGAATCCGGGAAGCACCTCCTGGaggtggaggagctgctggagaccCACCGGCTGCTGGAAGGTGACatggctctgcaggcagagaagGTGCGggctgtcagtgctgctgccctccGCTTCGCCGACGCTGAGG GCTACCGCCCCTGCGACCCCAAAGTGATCCGGGACCGCGTGAGCCACCTGGAGCTGTGCCGGCgggagctgcaggcactggCGGCGAGGCGCAAAGCCCTGCTGGAGCAATCCCGGGCGCTCTGGCAGTGCCTGCGGGAGCTGGACGAGGCAGAGGACTGGAtcaaggagcaggagcagatcTGCTCGGCGCTGGATTACGGCAAGGACCTGGcgggtgtgctgctgctgcagcgccgCCATGCCGCCTTGGAGGCCGAGCTGGAGGCCCGGGGTGCCCGGCTGGAGCGGGCGCTGGTGGCGGCCGAGCGGCTGGCGGCTGCAGGGCGCGAGGCCAGGCAGCTGCGGGACCGGGCGGCCGCCGTCCGGGCGCTCTGgggccagctgcaggagctggtggcttTCCGCCGACGCGGGCTGCGGGACGCCGAGGGCTTCTTCCAGTTCCAGGCGGAGGCCGAGGAGCTGGCGGAGGCGCTGGCGGAtgcccggcggcgggcggccagCGAGGAGCTGGGCCACGATGAAGCCCGCACCCAGGTGCTGCTGCgggagcaccaggagctgctggaggagctggtggccGCCCGGCAGCTCCTGGAGCGCTTGGGCCACCAAGCGGAGGGCTTCCCCCCGGAGCTGCAGGCTGGCCCCGAGGCACAGAgctggctggcagcactgcGGGCGCTGCACGCCGAGGTGGTTGGGCTGGCCGAGCTGCGTGGCCGCCGGCTGCAGGATGCCCTGGACCTCTACACTGTTTTTGGGGAGAGCGAAGCCTGCCATCTCTGGATGGCCTCCAAGGAGCGGTggctggagaagctggaggtGCCCGATGCGCTGGAGGACCTGGACGTGGTGCAGCACAG GCTGGAcgggctggagcaggagatgGCCGGCGTGGCTCCCCAAATCGACGCCGTCAACCGCGCAGCCGACGGTCTGCTGGAGAGAGGGCACCCACGCAGCCCCCAGGTGcggcagtgccagcagcagctcaacGAGAG GTGGGGCCGTTTTCGGGAGCTGGTGTCCCGGCGGCGCGCGGCGGTGGGCTCGGCGCTCAGCCTGCTCAACTACCGGCTGGAGTGCGAGGAGACCCgctcctggctgctgggcaAGACGCAGGTGGTGGAGTCCACACGGGACCTCGGCCGCGACCTGGCCGGCGTCCTGGCCACCCAGCGCAAGCTGTACGGCATCGAGCGTGAGCTGGCGGCCGCCGAGAGCCGCCTGGCCGCCCTGCGCCCCCAGGCTGGCCGCCTGGCCGAGGAGCGCCCCGAACTGGCCGAGGACGTGGCGGGGCGGCTGGCGGCGGCTCAAGATGCCATGGACGGGCTGCAGGATGCCCTGCGGGACCGGGCGGCCACGCTGGGGGAAGCCgggcagctgcagagcttccTGCAGGACCTGGATGACTTCCAAGCGTGGCTCTTCGGGGCGCAGAAAGCCGTGGCGGCCACTGACGAGGTGCCGGTGTCGGTGGCCGAGgcggaggagctgctgcagcggCACGCAGCCGCCCGTCAGGACGCCGAGGGGCACGCGGCTGCCTTTGAGGCGCTGGTGGATGCAGGCGAGCGGGTGACGAGGGGCCAGGAGGACCCCGAGTACGAGCAGCTGCGGGAGCGGCTGCGGGGCGTGGAGGCGGGCTGGGGCGCCCTGCGCAAGATGTGGGACGCCCGGCAGCGCTTCCTCGCCCAGTGCCTGGGCTTCCAGGAGTTCCTGCGTGACGCCAAGCAGGCGGAGATCCTCCTCACCAACCAG GAGTACACGCTGGCCCACCTGGAGCTGCCCACCACGCTGGAGGGCTCGGTGGCCGCCCTGCGCCGCTTTGAGGACTTCCACGCCAGCATGGAGAGCAGTGCTGAGAAGGTCCCCAGCGTGGTGGCCAGCGGCACCAAGCTGGTGGCTGAGGGCAACATCTTCTCCGAGAAGATCACCGAGAAGTGCCAGGCCCTCCAGGAGCG GCACCAAGCAATCGTGGCCAAGGCTCAGGAGGCAGCGGGCTTGCTGCAGGACAACCACGAGCTGCAGagcttcctgcagagctgccgaGAG CTCGCCGCCTGGGTGGAGGAGAAGATGCTGACAGCGCAGGACGCATCCTACGGGGAAGCCCGTGGTCTCCACGGCAAGTGGCAGAAGCACCAGGCGTTCATGGCCGAGCTGGCGGCCAACCGGGGCTGGATGGAGAAGATCGAAGAG GAGGGGACGGAGCTGGCGAGCCGCAAGCCGCAGTACGGCGCCGTGGTGGGACGGCGCCTGGGCGAGCTGCGGGCGCTGTGGGACGGGCTGCATGCCGCCGCAGAGGAGAAGGGCCGGCAGCTCTTCGAGGCCAACCGCGCCGAGCTGTCTGCCCAGAGCTACGGCGACCTGGAGCgctggctggggcaggcagagggcGAGCTGCGTGCCGCTGAGTGGGCCGAGGACCTCACCAGTGCCAACCTGCTGCTCAAGAGGCTGACG CGGCTGGAGGAGCAAGTGGGAGCGCGGCAGAAGGAGCTGGCGGAACTGGCGGCCCCGCTTGCCGGGGCTGCGCCGGAGCCTGatgggcaggagcagaggctcCAGCAGCGCTTCCTCGAGCTGCTGGAGCcactggggaggaggaggagggagctggagaCCTCCAAGGCCATGTACCAGCTGGCGCGTGACCTGGAGGACGAGACG CTGTGGGTGCAGGAGAGGATGCCACGGGCCAGGTCGACGGACCACGGCACTGACCTGCAGAGTGCGCAGCGCCTGGCCAAGAGGAACGAG AccctgcagaaggagctgcagggccaTGCCCCCCGGCTGGCCGAGGTGCTGGCACGCGGTGAGGCGGTGGCCGAAGGACCGTGCCCAGAGCTGGCGGAGCGGGCACAGGAGCTGAGGGTGCTATGGGAAGCTCTGCGGGAGGAGGTGGCTGCGCGGCAGCGGAGGTTGCAGGAGGCCGGCGAGGCCCAGCAGTACTACCTGGATGCTGGCGAGGCCGAGGCGTGGGTCAGCGAGCAGGAGCTCTTCATGGGGGATGAGGAGAAGCCGAAG GACGAGGAAAGTGGGTTGGTGATGCTGAAGAGACACGTGCGGCAGCAGCGCTCCATTGAGGACTACGGCCAAACCATCAAGGAGCTGGCGGGGAGGGCGCAGCAGCTGCTCTCCGCCGGCCACCCCGAGGG GGAGCAGATCATCCGGCTGCAGGGCCAGGTGGACAAGCACTACGCGGGGCTGAAGGAGGCGGCTGAGGAGCGCCGGCGGCGCCTGGAGAACATGTGCCACCTCTTCCAGCTGAAGCGCGAGGTGGAGGACCTGGAGCAGTGGATCGCAGAGCGCGACGTGGCCGCCTCCTCCCAGGAGATGGGGCAGGACCTGGACCATGTCACG ctgcTGCGGGAGAAGTTTCGGGAGTTTGCGCGGGAAACGGGCAGCGTGGGGCAGGAGCGCGTGGACCGGGTCAACCTGGCCATCGAGGACCTCATCGACGCGGGGCACATCGAGGCCGCCACCATGGCCGAGTGGAAGGACGGGCTGAACGAGAGCTGGGCCGACCTCCTGGAGCTCATCGACACCCGCATGCAGCTGCTGGCCGCCTCCCACGACCTGCACAAGTACTTCTATGACGGCGCTGAGCTGCTGGCCCTCATCGCCGCCCgccaccaggagctgccccaggaCCTGGGCGACGACTCGGGCTCGGTGGAGGCTTTCCACCGCATGCACAGCGCCTTCGAGCGCgacctccagctgctggagacGCAGGTGCAGCAGTTTCGGGAGGTGGCGGCGCGGCTGCAGACCGCCTATGCCGGCGAGAAGGCGGCCAGcatccagcagctggagcaggaggtggcGCGGGCACTGCGAGCGCTGCTGGAGGCGTGCAGCGGGCGCCGGGCGCGCTTGGTGGACACGGCCGACAAGTTCCGCTTCTTCAGCATGGCGCGCGACCTGCTCTCCTGGATGGAGAGCACCACGCGGCAGATCCAGACGCAGGAGAAGCCCAG GGACGTCTCCTCAGTGGAGCTGCTCATGACGTACCACCAGAGCATCCGCGCCGAGATGGACGCACGCAGTAAGAGCTTCGCCGCCTGCGTTGAGCTGGGCAAGAAGCTGCTGCAGCGCAAGCACCAGGAGTCACCTGAG ATCAAGGCGAAGCTGATGGAGCTGCTGGACAAGAGGAAGGTCATGAtggagctgtggcagcagcGCTGGGACCGGCTGCGGCTGT TGCTGGAGGTGTGCCAGTTCTCCAGGGACGCCTCGGTGGCCGAGTCGTGGTTGGTGGCGCAGGAGCCCTACCTGGCCAGCAGCGACTATGGGCAGACGGTGGACGGGGTGGAGAAGCTGCTTAAGCGGCACGAAGCCTTCGAGAAGTCCACGGCCACCTGGGAGGAACGCATCGCCGCCCTGAGGAAGCTGACGACG CTGGAGCTCCTGGGTGGGCGGACActgcgggaggaggaggtgacGCATGACGCCGCTCCCGAATATCGCCTGGATCTGGATGTTGAGCTGGAGGCAGG GttggaggaagaggatgagaaGAGGAAGGGGGTGACGCCGCAGGACACCTCTCCGCCTGCCACCGATGGGCTCCAACCG GTCCCCAGCGCCGTTTGTCCCAGGAGACACCTGCAAGTCACAGGGACGCCGCACGGCCACCGCCACCTGGCACCCGGCTGTCCCAGCGCTGGGAGCGGAGCTGGCTCTGTCCTGGCACGGAGGGGACAGCCAGCTCtttggggacacggggacacagCAGTGGTGCTGCTGGATGGACGGATGTGCCTGTATCAGCTCTCTGGCTCGTGTCCCCAGGGGCATCGCTGCCCCCATGGGGATGCCACCCTGCGAGGCATCGTCACCCCAAGGGGCATCACTGATCTGCAAGGCGTTGTCACCCCGTGGGGCATCGTCACCCCAAGGGGCATCATCACCCCAAGGGGCATCGTCACCGTGAGGGGCATCGCTGATCTGCAAGGCGAGGCACCGTCATCCTGTGGTGCACCATCACCCCCTGGGGGTGTCACCGTGCGAGGCATCGTCATTCTATGGGGCATCACCACCCGATGGGACATTGCCACCCTGTGGAGGTGTCATCCTGCAAGGCGTCGTCGCCCCTGGGGTATCGCTACCCTCCAAGGCATTGTCACCCTATGGGGCATCGTCACCCCCTGGGGGTCACCCTGCAAGACATCGTCACCCCACAGG CCGGCCCAGGGCGAGGAGGAGCCGGCAACAGTGCCACGGGAGGAGGTGGCCACGCTGCCTGCCCAGCCGGCCCGTGTCCAGCTTGAGGGCTACCTGGGACGCAAGCACGACCTGGAGGCAGCCACCAAGCGCGCGTCCAACAG GTCGTGGAGCACACGGTACTGCGTGCTGCGGGGCGGCGAGCTCGCCTTCTTCAAGGACGCCAAGAGCCGGGCGCTGGGGGTGCCCTGCCAGGGCGAGGAGCCCCTGGGGCTGCGCGACGCACGCTGCCAGGTGGCCGCTGGCTACAAGAAGAAGAAGCACGTCTTCACGCTCAG GCTCAGCAACGGCAGCGAGTGGCTCTTCCACGGCAAGGATGAG gaggaGATGCAGAcgtggctgcaggggctgcacgCGGCCATCACCTCCTGCCAGACCCTGCCGGCCAAGGCGCGCAGCCTGCCCccaccccgcgccccccccgagcccggcccgccccggcggGACAAGGAGAAGCGCTTCAGCTTCTTCcccaagaagaaataa